A window of Microbacterium lushaniae genomic DNA:
AGGAGGCCGCGCACGTCCAGGGCCGCTACGGCGCGAACCCCGAGGGCACCGGCCGCATGATCGTCACGCAGCACCCGGTGGGTCCGTGCTTCCTCATCACGCCGTGGAACTTCCCGCTGGCGATGGCCACGCGCAAGATCGCCCCCGCCCTCGCCGCGGGATGCACCGTGGTGATCAAGCCGGCCTCGCTGACCCCGCTGACGACGCTCTTCTTCGTCAAGCTGCTCGAGGAGGCCGGCGTTCCCGCCGGTGTCGTCAACGTCATCACGACCTCCACGACGGGCCCGGTGTCCGAGCGCATCATCCGCGACCCGCGCCTGCGGAAGCTCTCGTTCACCGGATCCACCCCGGTGGGTCAGCGCCTGCTGCAGCAGGCCGCGGAGGGCGTGCTGCGCACCTCGATGGAGCTCGGCGGCAACGCGCCGTTCGTCGTGTTCGACGACGCCGACCTCGACAAGGCCGTCGACGGCGCCATCCAGGCGAAGTTCCGCAACATCGGGCAGGCCTGCACGGCGGCGAACCGCTTCATCGTGCACCGCTCGGTGGTCGAGGAGTTCACCCGCCGCGTCACCGAGCGCGTGCAGGGCATGCGCATCGGGCGCGGCACCGAGGACGGGGTGCAGATCGGTCCGCTCATCGACGACCGCGCAGTCGCCAAGGCCACGCAGCTGGTCGGTGACGCCGTCGAGCGCGGCGCCACCGTGACCGTCGGCGGTGCGGCCGTGGACGGTCCCGGCACGTTCTACCAGCCCACCGTCGTCGCCGACGTGCAGCCGGGCAGCGAGATCCTCCGCGAGGAGATCTTCGGCCCCGTCCTGGCGATCGTGCCGTTCGACACCGAGGACGACGCCGTGCGCATCGCCAACGACACCGAGTACGGCCTGGTGTCCTACGTCTTCACCGAGAACCTCGCACGCGGGCAGCGCATGATCGAGCGCCTGGAGACGGGGATGATGGGGCTGAACGTCGGCGTCGTGTCCAACGCCGCCGCCCCCTTCGGCGGCTGGAAGCTCTCCGGGCTCGGGCGCGAAGGCGGCGCCGAGGGCATCCACGAGTACCTCCAGACCAAGTACACGCTCACGGCGAACCCCTTCGCCTGAGCAACGGCGCGCGGCGGATGCGGGGGCATCCGTCGCGCGGTCGCCGGGGCATACTGGACCGATGACGCGCAGGAACGACCGGAGGGCGGGCGACCCACGCGGTCCCTTCGCCGGGCATTCCCTGTGGTGGTGGGGGAGCGCGGCGGTCACGGCCGTCGCCGTCGTCGGTGCGGCCGTGCTGCTCGCGCTGCCGTTCTGACCCGCGTTTCGTGCGGCGGAAGTCGATCCGCTTCGCCGCGGGCCCCGCGGTATGGTCATCGGCATGAGTGCCTACCCGGTCGCCCCGGTCCTGTACGAGCTGCCGGCCGACCTGCAGTCGGAGTCGGTCCTGCAGCGCTTCATCGAGTGGGTCGCGGAGCACCGCGGCATCCGCCTGGACGGCTACCGGGAGCTGTACGACTGGTCGATCACGGATCTCGACGGGTTCTGGGAGTCGGTGTGGCAGTTCTACGACGTGCACTCGAGCACCCCGTACACCGCGGTGCTGGCCGAGGAGCGCATGCCCGGTGCCGTGTGGTTCCCGGGTGCGCGGCTGAACTACGCCGAGCATGTGCTCCGAGGCGACGGCGGCCGCTGCGCGTTCGTCGCGTATTCGCAGACGCGGCCGACGCAGGAGTGGAGCGTGGACGACCTGCGCGCGGAGGTCGGGCGCGTGCGCACCGGCCTCGTCGAAGCCGGCGTGGGCCTGGGCGACCGGGTCGCGGCGTACCTGCCGAACATCCCGGAGACCATCGCCATCGAACTGGCCGTGGTGAGCCTGGGCGCGGTGTGGGCGACCTGCGCGCCGGAGTTCGGCGCCTCCAGCGCCATCGACCGGCTGAGCATCATCGAACCGAAGGTGCTGTTCGCCGTCGGCGGCTACCGGTACGGGCGCAAGAGCATCGACCGCACCGCCGAGGTGGCGGAGATCACCGCGGCGATCGGGAGCCTCGAGAAGGTCGTGGAGGTGGCGTACCCCTCCCACGTCCTGTCCGACGCGATCCGGTACGAGGACTTCGGCGACGGCGGAGCGGAGGACATCGCGTTCGAGCACGTCCCCTTCGACCACCCGCTCTTCGTCATCTTCACCTCGGGCACCACCGGCAAGCCCAAGGCCATCACCCACTGCCACGGCGGCATCCTGCTCGAGCATCTGAAGAACCACGGTCTCAGCTGGGGCCTGCGCGAGGGTGATCGCCTGATGTGGTACTCCACGACCGCATGGATGGTGTGGAACACCCTCCCCTCGGTGCTCCTGGTGGGCGCGTCCGTCGTGCTGTACGACGGCGACCCCACCTTCCCCGACACCCGTGAGCTGTGGCGTGTCGCGGAGGAGACCGATCCCGACGTCCTGGGCATGAGCCCGGCATACATCCGCGGAAGCCGGGCCGCGGGCGTCGACCCGCGCACCGAGTTCTCCTTCCCCCGCCTCCGGCAGCTGTGCGCCGTGGGCAGCCCGCTGCCGCGTGACGGCTACCGCTGGGTGCACGAGGAGTTCGGAGACCGCGTCCTCCTCAACGTCGGATCCGGCGGCACCGACGTGTGCGGCGGCATCGTGCAGGGCGCTCCGCTCCTCCCGGTATACGACGGGCAGATCTCCGGTTCGGCCCTGGGGGTGGCCGCCGCCGCATTCGACGAGAACGGCGATCCGGTGCTGGATTCCCCCGGGGAGCTGGTGATCCGCCGGCCCATGCCGTCGATGCCGGTCGGGTTCTGGGGCGATGACGACGGGTCGCGCATGCACGAGGCGTACTTCTCCTCGTACCCCGGCATCTGGCGACACGGCGACTGGGCGGTCTTCCACGCCGACGGCTCGTGCCAGATCACCGGGCGCTCGGACGCGACGCTGAACCGGGGTGGCGTGCGCCTGGGGACGAGCGAGTTCTACCGCGTGATCGACGCCGCACCTGACGCGGAGGATTCGCTCGTGGTCTTCCTGGAGGGTCAGGGCGAGGACGCCGAGACCGGCCGGCTGCTGCTGTTCGTGCAGATGGCCGGCGGGGCTCCGCTGGACGAGGAGCGGCGGGCATCGTTCGCGCGGATGCTGCGCAGCGAGCTGTCGCCGCGCCATGTCCCGGACGAGATCCACGCCGTCCCCGCGATCCCGCTGAACCGCACGGGCAAGAAGCTGGAGGTGCCGGTCAAGCGGCTCCTGCAGGGCAGGCCCCTCGCGGAGGTCGCTCAGCTGGGAGCGGTGGCCGATGCCGGCGCACTGGAATGGTTCGCGGAGTTCGCCCGGACCCGGTCCGCGGCACCGGTCCTGGACGCATCCGCCCCGTGACGACCGGAGGCCGCCGCCCCGAGGGGCGACGGCCTCCGGCCGGCTGTGGTGTCTAGCCGTTGAAGCTCTCGATGCACGAGGTCACCGGGTCGATCGAGAGGGCCGGGTCGTCGAACTCCGCCTCGTACTTCTCGATCAGGGTCCAGTAGTCCTCCAGGACGCCCTCGGCGTTGGTGAGGCCCGCTGCGGTGGCGTTGCGCACCCAGAGTTCTTCGTTGGTGTAGGTCTCGCCGTCCACGAGCGCGCCGAGCTCCTCGAACTCGGCCACGGTCTCCTCATCCCATGCCGTGAGCGTCTCCACGTTGGGGATGGACGAGATCATCTCGCACTGCTCGTCGGTCCCGACGAAGTGGGTGCCGTCGGCGCTGTCGTATCCGGCCTTCCACACCTCGACCGCCGCGCCGGAGTTCAGCTCGTCGGCGACCTCCTCCAGGGTGGCCTTGATGTCGTCGGGGAACTCGTCGTAGTAGTCCTTCGCCCAGTACATGGCGAACTCGGAGTACACGCCCTGTCCGGTGTCGACCCAGTGCTTGAGGACCTCACCGAGCTTCCACGCCACGACGAAGTCCATGGCACCGGCGGCGGCGCTGACGAGGCCGGTGGAGAAGGAGTTGTACGCTTCGTCGGCCGTCACCTGCGTGGGGACGACGCCTGCGGCGGCGAAGTTCGGCGCGGCGATGGTGCCGGCGGTGCGCATGGTCAGGCCGTCGAGGTCGGCCGGTCCTTCCAGCGGCGTGTTGGAACCGACCAGGATGTTGCCGACGGACCACGTCGACACCGAGTACAGGTTCTTGGCGTCCAGGAAGGTCTTGACGTCCTCGTTGGTCTCGGTCAGCTCCGCCATCGCCGCGGTGATGGCGGCGGAGTTGGTCGGACCGAAGGTGATCTCGGGCAGGGAGTTCGGCACGAAGATCGACGGCTGGTAGTTGGGCACCGTCACCAGCAGCTGGGCGCTGCCGTCCTCGAGGCACGCGTACTGGTCGGCCTGTGCGCAGATCTCGTTCGCGGTGGTGCGGTTGAACGCGATCGCGCCGTTGGTGCGCTCCTCGACCTGATCCATGTACCACTCCTGCGCCGGGCGGAGGACGGACTTGTCTGCGGCGACCGAGGTGATCGTGACCTCCCATTCGCCCTCGGCGTAGTCGCCGCCGCCCTCGCCGCCGGAGGGGCTGGCCGGCGAGCCGCTGCAGCCGGCCAGCATGGCCACCGCCGTCGCTGCGGCCGCGACGGCCGTAGCCAGTCGTCGTTGGTTACGTGAAAACATCGGTGTTCTCCTCAGTGTTCGGTGTGATCGGGACGGTGCGGGTTCCTCGGGATGGGTCGGGAGAGGGGAGCGGCCCTCAAGTCAGGGCGCGGGGATGGTGGGAATCTCCCCGGGCGTGCCGTGGAAGGCGGCGTTGACGGCGTCGGACACGAAGGACGGCAGCCACAGGGTCAGCTCCGGCCACAGGAACAGGATCACCAGGACGACCAGGTCGACCACGATGAACGGCAGGATGCCGACGAAGACCGTGCCGCTGCGGACTTTCGCCACGCCGGCGGCCACGAAGGAGTTGATGCCCACCGGTGGCATCACCATCCCGATCTCCATCAGTTTGATGATGAGGATGCCGAGCCAGATACTCATGAGGAGCTCGGCGGCGGCCTGCGTCGGGGCGTCGGGGAAGAAGTCGGTGGCCAGCGCCATCCCGATCGGGTGGATGATCGGCACGCTCAGCAGCAGCAGCGACATCTCCTCGAGGAACATCCCGAGCGGGATGAGGCAGATCAGCAGGATCGCCATCAGGATGTGGGGGTCCAGCTGCCACTCCCCGACGGCATCCTTGATCCCCTGCG
This region includes:
- a CDS encoding acetoacetate--CoA ligase — translated: MSAYPVAPVLYELPADLQSESVLQRFIEWVAEHRGIRLDGYRELYDWSITDLDGFWESVWQFYDVHSSTPYTAVLAEERMPGAVWFPGARLNYAEHVLRGDGGRCAFVAYSQTRPTQEWSVDDLRAEVGRVRTGLVEAGVGLGDRVAAYLPNIPETIAIELAVVSLGAVWATCAPEFGASSAIDRLSIIEPKVLFAVGGYRYGRKSIDRTAEVAEITAAIGSLEKVVEVAYPSHVLSDAIRYEDFGDGGAEDIAFEHVPFDHPLFVIFTSGTTGKPKAITHCHGGILLEHLKNHGLSWGLREGDRLMWYSTTAWMVWNTLPSVLLVGASVVLYDGDPTFPDTRELWRVAEETDPDVLGMSPAYIRGSRAAGVDPRTEFSFPRLRQLCAVGSPLPRDGYRWVHEEFGDRVLLNVGSGGTDVCGGIVQGAPLLPVYDGQISGSALGVAAAAFDENGDPVLDSPGELVIRRPMPSMPVGFWGDDDGSRMHEAYFSSYPGIWRHGDWAVFHADGSCQITGRSDATLNRGGVRLGTSEFYRVIDAAPDAEDSLVVFLEGQGEDAETGRLLLFVQMAGGAPLDEERRASFARMLRSELSPRHVPDEIHAVPAIPLNRTGKKLEVPVKRLLQGRPLAEVAQLGAVADAGALEWFAEFARTRSAAPVLDASAP
- a CDS encoding NAD-dependent succinate-semialdehyde dehydrogenase gives rise to the protein MSVSREEELLASVPDGLYIAGQWRAAEGGKTLDVADPATGDVIRSIADASVADGAAAMDAAAESFPAWAATPVRERAEILRRAFDLLQARKEDVALLMTLEMGKPLAEARGEVAYGGEFLRWFSEEAAHVQGRYGANPEGTGRMIVTQHPVGPCFLITPWNFPLAMATRKIAPALAAGCTVVIKPASLTPLTTLFFVKLLEEAGVPAGVVNVITTSTTGPVSERIIRDPRLRKLSFTGSTPVGQRLLQQAAEGVLRTSMELGGNAPFVVFDDADLDKAVDGAIQAKFRNIGQACTAANRFIVHRSVVEEFTRRVTERVQGMRIGRGTEDGVQIGPLIDDRAVAKATQLVGDAVERGATVTVGGAAVDGPGTFYQPTVVADVQPGSEILREEIFGPVLAIVPFDTEDDAVRIANDTEYGLVSYVFTENLARGQRMIERLETGMMGLNVGVVSNAAAPFGGWKLSGLGREGGAEGIHEYLQTKYTLTANPFA
- the dctP gene encoding TRAP transporter substrate-binding protein DctP → MFSRNQRRLATAVAAAATAVAMLAGCSGSPASPSGGEGGGDYAEGEWEVTITSVAADKSVLRPAQEWYMDQVEERTNGAIAFNRTTANEICAQADQYACLEDGSAQLLVTVPNYQPSIFVPNSLPEITFGPTNSAAITAAMAELTETNEDVKTFLDAKNLYSVSTWSVGNILVGSNTPLEGPADLDGLTMRTAGTIAAPNFAAAGVVPTQVTADEAYNSFSTGLVSAAAGAMDFVVAWKLGEVLKHWVDTGQGVYSEFAMYWAKDYYDEFPDDIKATLEEVADELNSGAAVEVWKAGYDSADGTHFVGTDEQCEMISSIPNVETLTAWDEETVAEFEELGALVDGETYTNEELWVRNATAAGLTNAEGVLEDYWTLIEKYEAEFDDPALSIDPVTSCIESFNG